The following proteins are encoded in a genomic region of Ostrea edulis chromosome 7, xbOstEdul1.1, whole genome shotgun sequence:
- the LOC130047780 gene encoding zinc finger protein 862-like, giving the protein MWKFIQGVPNPVEKRKADRKEYFVEYDRKRARNFSAKWTENRTWLLNTEAGMICKWCSEHCHCSDPKSSFIKGCQSYKIDAIVKHEESKMHVRSKEIEEQLQKPVQKSEAANILVTLNKCNTEKLEKMFRTCHALVLKNRPISDFMWHNDLDEKKGIQLGTTYRNRESSKQFVQAISETEFQKVSTTISKAKFICVIGDGSTDSSIKEQEMWFIRSCTSGVVNVHFAGVHATDKANAENIVKGLQIIVQENLKIQWNDFKSKLVALSCDGASVNTGKKGGVGALLKNQQPDIIVIHCMAHRLELSLKDVLKKIPLYQKVVGTLLKGLFYFYHNSALNMAMLRNTYQALKQDGEKLLIPTRTDGTRWVGHQLLAVTNVLTSYKFIVGHMEQLVETRERVSTDSKSKARGFLAMLKSRDIVSFLLFMVDVLSPLKYLSLMLQEEKAVLANQHQAIECTLEAVKKLKSSDGPFLRKLEGKDSYHGIQLTKERIFKFAQQSVLDEVTLAVSKRFSDFCQDVTVVNATKIADLKAWPEDWELLKVPTLSK; this is encoded by the exons ATGTGGAAATTTATACAGGGGGTACCTAACCcagtagaaaaaagaaaagcagACCGCAAGGAGTACTTCGTTGAGTATGACAGGAAAAGAGCAAGAAATTTTAGTGCAAAATGGACAGAGAATAGAACATGGCTGCTCAATACCGAAGCGGGTATGATATGTAAATGGTGCAGTGAACATTGTCATTGTAGTGATCCTAAATCAAGTTTTATTAAGGGTTGTCAATCTTATAAAATAGACGCAATTGTGAAACACGAGGAATCAAAAATGCATGTTAGAtcaaaagaaattgaagaaCAGTTGCAGAAACCGGTTCAGAAATCAGAGGCAGCAAACATTTTGGTTACATTAAATAAATGTAACACAGAAAAACTAGAAAAAATGTTTAGAACATGTCATGCTCTTGTTTTAAAGAATCGGCCAATTTCAGACTTTATGTGGCATAATGATTTGGATGAGAAAAAGGGAATTCAATTGGGCACCACCTACAGGAACAGAGAATCTTCTAAGCAATTCGTGCAAGCTATTTCTGAAACAGAATTCCAAAAGGTATCGACTACCATAAGTAAAGCCAAATTCATCTGTGTCATAGGGGATGGGTCAACAGATTCTAGTATAAAGGAACAAGAGATGTGGTTCATCAGGTCTTGTACCTCAGGAGTTGTTAATGTACATTTTGCAGGTGTTCATGCTACAGATAAAGCTAATgcagaaaatattgtgaaagGTTTGCAAATTATTGTACAAGAAAACCTTAAAATACAGTGGAATGACTTTAAATCAAAGTTAGTTGCATTATCATGTGATGGGGCGAGTGTCAATACTGGGAAGAAAGGTGGAGTTGGTGCTCTTCTGAAAAATCAGCAGCCAGATATCATTGTAATACACTGTATGGCACATCGTTTAGAACTTTCATTGAAAGATGTCTTGAAAAAGATTCCATTGTACCAAAAGGTAGTTGGTACCCTTCTGAAGGGATTGTTCTACTTCTATCACAACAGTGCACTTAACATGGCAATGCTGCGTAACACGTACCAAGCTTTAAAACAGGATGGTGAAAAGTTGTTGATACCAACAAGAACAGATGGTACTCGCTGGGTGGGCCATCAGTTGTTAGCAGTAACAAATGTCCTAACTTCCTACAAGTTTATTGTGGGCCACATGGAACAG CTTGTAGAGACTAGAGAAAGAGTTTCAACTGATTCCAAATCAAAGGCAAGAGGCTTCCTGGCAATGCTGAAATCCAGGGATATAGTTTCATTCCTCCTGTTCATGGTTGATGTCCTCTCTCCATTGAAATACCTCTCCCTCATGCTTCAAGAAGAAAAGGCTGTTCTGGCAAATCAGCATCAAGCAATTGAATGTACATTAGAGGCTGTTAAGAAATTGAAATCAAG TGATGGGCCATTTTTAAGAAAACTTGAAGGCAAAGACTCCTACCATGGTATCCAATTGACTAAAGAGAGAATATTCAAGTTTGCCCAGCAATCTGTGTTGGATGAAGTTACTCTTGCTGTATCAAAGAGATTCTCAGACTTCTGTCAAGATGTAACTGTTGTGAATGCAACAAAGATTGCAGACTTAAAAGCTTGGCCAGAAGACTGGGAGTTACTAAAAG TTCCAACTTTGTCAAAGTAA